GTTGGGGAATGGGTTGGGGTTCGGAAATTTCAATGGTTTCTAGTTCAATGGTTTCTAGTTTGGGAGTTACCGCCGGTGTTGAATTTTCTCCATAGACAAATTCTTGGGCTAAGGCATCACTCAAGGGTTTACGGGTTTGTTTTTTATTGTTCATACTCCCTCTGGTAATTGTTTGAGGATGGCTTTAAATAATCGGTCATATTCGATAGCAGCTTCACTGGCGGCTTGTCCTGGTAAGTCCCAAACCGTTAAGGATTGACCAGAAGTATCGGCCACGGCTTGTTTTTGGTGAATGATGGGCTTTAAAAATTTAGCATCGGGGATTTGAGATAAAAGGGCGATCGCCTCCTGTTTGAGTTTGGTATTCTTCACCGCCCGACTTAGGAAAACTAAACCTTTGGGCAATCCCCCCCGCACAGACTGAGCCTGTTTGAGTAATCGCATGGCATCGCTGGCAGACCGTAAATCAACACCCGTCGGTTGCACCGGAATTACGGCTAAATCACATCGGAATAAAATAGCTCTGGTTTCTTCGGAAAGACTCGCCGGGCCGTCAATAACTAGGTAATCGTAATCTTTGATTAACTCTGGAATCTTTTCTAGGATGTCATCTGGGGATTGAATCACCTGACAAGCAAGTTCAATCCCCATCCCGGCTACCCATTGGGAACTTGACCGTTGAGCATCGGCATCTACCAGCAACACCCGATAGTTCTGTTTGAACTGAAGCCAATAGGCTAAATGCACTGACGAGGTAGATTTCCCCGACCCCCCCTTCTGATTGATTAAGGCAATTATTCCCATACTGATTTACTTACTTACTGCATTAATTAAGTATTTTATTACAGTTTGCAGGATTCAGTCAGATTCTGATTCAGTAAAATCTACTGCAATATAGAGATAAAACAGTAAGTAAACACTGCATTAAGTAAATACTGCATTACTGTATTAAGTAAATAAACTTCAATTAGGATGATTAGAAAACCAAGTTACCAAACTAATGAACTGTCAATATAGACAGGAGAGTACGACAGGACTTACGCAAGCACGCTATATATAGCATACTAAAAGTAGGCGATCGCATACCAATGATAATAGCAATCACCCTAAAAAGTCCTGATTATTTATTTAAAAATAAACCCAAAAGAATCAAACAAGTTCCATTTTTATCGAAGGACAATTCAGTTCTTTGATTAAATAACTGGACAAAGATTCAGCTTTTAACTGATAGACTGTTTTCTTTGTCAGATGAGCTAATCTTTTCAATTGATTCCAAACTAAAAGGGCACAAGCAATATGGATCATATATGCGATAATCAATTACCCAAAATAAACCCAGTTCTGGATTAACATAAACACAGTTAACCAGCCCAATACCTGACAGTACACGATGTTCTGTTCCGCTATATTGACGACGGACTAATTCAATCTTTTCCCCGAACCTTTTATCTAATACTGTATCATCAAAAATGATCGCACTATTTTCACTGATTTGGATATCTTTTTTGACATTTTGCCACAAAGATTCCGAGGTGAAATTTTCTTTGGTTAAGTAACGATTTATGGTATCATGGCTAACATTTTCTAAGTGTTTGGCTAAGTTATTTAAGGTATAATTGTTTGGGCTGCTCAATAGATATTGGCAGTAATCTAGTTGGCTAAACGACATATTTTTCACCCCAAATTAACTTAATCAGTTTAGCATAAATATTGACTGTTAAATATCTGTCAATCAGCATAATTTTTGTGTCTAAATTTTATATTGCTGGCGCAAATACTTGAACAATTGGCAGCGTTCGCTGGCTTACTGCACACTATATATAGTGTGCCTGCGTAAGTCCTGTTCTTGTTCAAATTGTGCTTTTGTTTGTTGGAGGGCATCGGGGAAGGTTTCGGGGTAGTTGATGGTGAGTTGGTAAGTCATAGGGGAATAATGGGGTTTTGAATTGGTGGTTTGGGATTTGTCTTGAGTTTGCCAATATGAACTCTATTTAAAGGATATTTTAATCTGATAAATTCAGAGATTTTTTAAGGGCATTATGAACCAAAGAAATTAAATCAACAGGTAGAAAACCTAATTGTTTTACAAATAGCTCTTTGCTCACCGTTGCTATTTTGTCAGTCCGAATCAAAGAACTCTTTTTCAGACCTGTTTGCTGAAAATTGAGATATTGCTCAGAAATCAGTACCCAATTATCTTGTAAAGCGATATCGGGTATTTTGGAGAATATACCAACAAGAATAACTTCTTCTCTATGAACAGAAATAATTAAAGCAGGTCTGAGCTTAGAAGACGTTAAATCGCTGAAAGGGAATCTAACTAGCCAAATTTCATTGGTTTTAGGCAACATCATTATAAATATCCTCTTCTGGATCGTTCCATTCAGCAAAACCTGTTTCGGCTAGTTGCATAATTGGAAAGACATTTAACTCCTCATCTGTGAGTGATTTTGCGAACAAAGAAACCGCTTGTTTATCAACTAATAAATTCTGTTCATGTTCAAACAACAACGCCTCAATCCTTTTCCAATCATGGTAATTAATAATCACCGCCACAGGGTTAAAATCCTCATCTGTCACAATTTGCTTTTTTATAGCTGGCATTTTAGTTAGCTCCTAAATTGTTTAAATTCGATCCAGACTTCGATCCAGATTCTGACCTAGAGAGTAATCACCATCAACTCCTATGCCTAACTGACATATCCTAGTTTAACCAAAAATTCATTCAACTCTCCTAAAGTTTGCGATCGCTCCGCCTCCAATTCCCGACTAGAAACCGCATACTTATCCCAAAGCTTCTCAACCAAGGCAATCAGCGCCCTTTTTGCCCCATTCAAATAGCGGATTACAGCAACCGCCTTGGCGGTTAAGACATAGAATATAATCTGGATGGTGTTGAAATCATCCTCATTAAGATATGGCAGTTATAGGAAAGCTGGAATTAACCCTGAAAATTACGGAATTTCCGACGGATGTTCAGACCGTTGAGAATAACTGGAAGCAATTTGCTGTTGACTGTGATGGCAGAATCTTCACAATAACAGTGAAGCCGAAAATGTTCAAAAAACTAGAGGAAGCGCAAGCAAATTTTCCGATGTGGGTGGCAGCGATTGCTGGGAAGATGGGAGAAGCTACTCCCGATGGTTTTGTTTTGGCTGACCCCGCAATTCAAGTGTTTGAGAAAAAACCGCTCATACCCCAAGGAAGCTGTACCTGAGTAGAAAGGTTTGAGTAGCAATCGTACAGAAACTTACGCTAAGACTAAAATCAATTACAGCATAGGTTTTAGAAGTTGACTTTTCTTAACAAATCTCAATCCGTTTTGTACCAATTCAACTAAGGTTTAACGGGTACAGTCAAAGCCAAATCCTTAACGGCACTTTCTGCACAGTTGCTACTCAAACCCCTTATTCGACTTTTTTAACCTTCCAGGCCCCCTGATTGCCAATCTTACCCGCTCTAACAAACTCCCACCCGCCCCGGTGGAATATTTCACCTTTGGGTTTAACCCCAATTAACGCCTCAACCTCAGAACTAGATAGAATCCAACCTTGTTTAGCCGCTTTCTCCAGTTCATCATGATACCACAAGGGGGAACGGGGTTGAATGTTGGAGACGATAACACCCACCAAACGCTCTAACATGACCATCGGGGTGTCTATCTCTGAATTTACAGTGTCTATTGCTGAGTAGACAGTAGAGGGTTCAGAGGTGTCTATCTGACTGTCTATCGAGGTGTAAATTTCAGGACTAGACACCGGGGTAAAACTGCCCAACGTTCCCCCTTGTTTTAGATGTTCTACCAGTTGGTCTAAAACCTCAATTTGTTCCGGTGTGGCGTAGGCGTGACCCCTCTCATCTTTGGGTAGGGTAAGATTTGCAGCCTTAATCCAATCATAGATTGATTGCCGTGTTTTCAGTCCGTACCGTTCCTGTAGTTCCTTAATTTTCATCTGTCTATCAGGGTGTAAATTTTACAGTGCCCATTGTACAGTTTACACCTGTCTATCACTTGACAATTATCCCAATTCAGCATATTCTTTATAATTGTGACTATCAAAGCAATTTTACTTTCATAGACTTTTTAAGGTTATAAAAAGTAAACTTACTCTTTGCAGCGAAAGTCCAAGAAGTGTTTACATTATTAGTTTATGTATTTCATAACTAGATAAAAAATGTATAGTAAAGATGAAAAAACTCCTTTACTCTTTCGATATCCTGGAGGCAAATATTATGCCATGAATTTATTGCGTCCATTTTTTGAAAATGTTGAGCATACTGAATATAGAGAAGCATTTGTAGGAGGGGGAAGTGTATTTTTTTCAAAAAAAAAATCTGTATTTAATTGGCTGAATGATAAAGATGAAGAGCTAATTATAACTTACAAATCTATACAGTCGAATAATAATCGTCAAAATCTAATAGATAGATTATCTGTAGAAACTGCTTCAAAAGAAAGATGGAAAGAAGTTCTGGATTTTACTCCTTGTAATGAACAAGATATAGCCTTTAAATATTTCTATCTCAATCGTACATCTTTTTCAGGTAAGCTAGTTTCTCCAGGATGGGGATATCGACCAAAAAGAAGTTTACCCCCTGAACGCTGGCATGAAAGAATCCTTCCATGTGGGGAAAAATTAAATAATGTAAAGTTAACCTCACAAGATTTTGAAAATGTCATTCGAGAGAATAGTGTCGAGAAAGGGAATGTCTTGATATATGTAGATCCTCCATATTTTACCCCTCCTAAAAGAAAACACTATCGTTATGGACTGTCAAAAACTGATCATGAAAGATTAGCACTGGCTCTTAAGGAGACAAAGCATAAATTCTTTTTAACTTATGACGACTGTCCCGAAGTTAGAAAATTATATGAATGGGCTAATATTTTTGATCTTAGCTTTTTTTATAGAGTTCAAAACTCAAATACTTCAAGTGGTAAAAGAAAAATATGTTTTGAGCTTGTTATTACAAATTACGATCCTTTTAAATAGTATGTTTTTAAATCAACCCGAAAGTTATTCGTCTTTTACAATATCAAATAGTCTTTCTTATAAAAAAGATTATATACAATCACCTTTTCGTTATCCTGGTGGGAAATTTTATGCTCTAAAATTTATATTACCAATGCTTCACTGTATCCCTCATAATGAATATAGAGAACCTTTTGTAGGAGGAGGAAGTGTATTTTTAGGTAAATCTAAAGTCAAATTTAATTGGATAAATGATTTAGATTCCGATCTAATAGAAGCTTATCTGGCAATATCAGATTCAAAAAGATGTGAGATTTTATCAAAAAGAGTAAACCAAGAAGAAGCTTCACGAGAACGACACAATGAAATAAAGTTATATCAACCTCAAAATAGAGATGATATTGCTTTTAAAACCTATTATCTAAATAGAACATCTTATTCAGGAATAATACATAAGCCTGCTTGGGGTTATAAAATAGGTAAAAGTTCTCCTCCGAAAAATTGGGGAAAATTTTTAAAAGAAGCTAATAAAAAGTTACTCAATATCAAAATAACATCTTTAGATTTTGAAGAAGTAATTGAAACCCCAAGCAATAATCAAGTGTTAATGTATTTAGATCCACCTTATTACCATGCTGATCAAAAGAGAGCTTATAAAAAATCATTTAAACTTGATGACCACTTTAGATTAGAGAATAGTCTAAAAAAAACAAGATATTATTTTTGTCTTTCTTATGATGATTGTCCTGAAATTAGAAATTTATACAAATGGGCTAATATATATGAAAGAAAGTGGTTTTATAATACCGCAAACGTATCTACCACAAGAAAGATGGGTAATGAACTATTAATAACAAATTATGAAGTAATTTATGATACTCAACTTTCTTTATTCTAAGTCATAAAGAAGTTTAAATGTGTATTAAGTTTATGAAGAAATAAAAAGTTTCATTTTAACCGATTTAAACTTTTTTCGTCGAATCTGTGTTGCTCTAATTCAAAATATTTTATTTTCTGTAACGGATTAATACGATTATTGAATTTAGGATGAACTTTAAGTAAATTAACAGATATTAGATAAAATTCCCATGCCGCTTCTTCGGCATGAAGACCTGCTATTTTTCTATACAATTTTGCTATAATAGGATCTAATGCAATAATTAAATAATCAAAATCTGTTAAAAAGTATAGACGGCTTTGGGTCAGGTGATCATTTACTCTCCCTCTGGTTAATTGCGTTTCAACTCCAACAGTTAAATTATCTTTATTAAACGAACAATTATTTATAGAGACTCCTTTCATCTGAAAGTATATGTATTTACCGTTTATATAAATTGCATGATCTGCTTTATCTGATCTTGGTCTATTTGTAACACTAGGATTTAATATATCTAATAAAATACTGGCAGCATATTTTTCAAATGCTTGTTGCCTTGCAAATCCTCTTATAGACACCCATATTCTAAAATTTTCCTTAGTTAAAATTGTATCTATAATTACTTCTGTTGAAAGATTTAGATATTTTGAAAGCTTTGGTAAAAGCTCATTATTTGAAGGCAAAAAAAACTCATCAGTATTCTTTAATGTAACACCAATTCTATCAAAAGCATTTAACCCTAAATGATTTTTCCAGTCCATGCTGAAAGGGCTTAATATATGAGATTTTGATTTTGGAAAAATAGGAAGTTCTTTTTTGTGTAAAATTAGAATATTTAAAGGATTATAAGATATAAGTCCAACAAGAAAATCAGCAAACTTTGCTATAGAATGATAGTAATCGTATGACTCATTTTCTGATTTTGCTCCATGAGTTTTATGAGTTTTATACTGAACAATATTATCTTTTGTTCCTGATTTATTCGGCGTTTTTAGTTGCAAGGTATGTCCATTAACTACTCTATCTATTGGGGAGTCCCCACCCAAAACTTGCACTTCATATCCATTTTTTTTTAGAAGTAAATCAAAAAAGGTTTCAAATACATGACCAGCAACTGTTCTCAAAACGGGTGAGTTATTGATAATAAGATCATCAAACTCATTATAATCTAATTGCAAGTTTTGACATAGGGCATCTAATTTATCGACAGTTGATATTTCGAGAATTGACTTATAATCATGTTTTTTAATTAAGGAATTAATGATTTGATGAATCCTACCCGTTTCATGTTCTATATCAGTCACTTATTTATCTCTTTTTCAAGATCGCTAATAAATTTAATAGGATCAAATGGAAGGGCTTCAGCTATTTTCAAAAATTCGATAACATCGAGTCTACGTTCACCACTCTCATACTTAGAGACATAAGACTGAGGTTTCCCCAGTTTTTTTGCCAAGGTAATTTGAGTCACCAAAGCCTCGTTTCGATACTGAATAAGTAGTTTCCGAAATATTTCGTATTCTTTTGTAAAAACTGAAGAACCCATTTTTTTTCCTGTGAGGCATCATAACCTGCCCCCAAAAAAATCCCAAAACGGGATATTACAGCAAATTAGAATCGATCATGTCATGTATACAAACAATCAAAGTCTTTGGCGAAAATAGAAGGTTCTTGCTATAGAGACATTCAATTTTTTGCACAGTCAGGACTTACGCAGGCACACTATATATAGTGTGCAGTAAGCCAGCGAACGCTGCCAATTGTTCAAGTATTTGCGCCAGCAATATAAAATTTAGACACAAAAATTATGCTGATTGACAGATATTTAACAGTCAATATTTATGCTAAACTGATTAAGTTAATTTGGGGTGAAAAATATGTCGTTTAGCCAACTAGATTACTGCCAATATCTATTGAGCAGCCCAAACAATTATACCTTAAATAACTTAGCCAAACACTTAGAAAATGTTAGCCATGATACCATAAATCGTTACTTAACCAAAGAAAATTTCACCTCGGAATCTTTGTGGCAAAATGTCAAAAAAGATATCCAAATCAGTGAAAATAGTGCGATCATTTTTGATGATACAGTATTAGATAAAAGGTTCGGGGAAAAGATTGAATTAGTCCGTCGTCAATATAGCGGAACAGAACATCGTGTACTGTCAGGTATTGGGCTGGTTAACTGTGTTTATGTTAATCCAGAACTGGGTTTATTTTGGGTAATTGATTATCGCATATATGATCCAGAATATGATAATAAAACCAAACTAGATCATGTAGCTGATATGTTGAATAATCTGGTGACAGAAAAACAACTACCCTTCGCAAAAGTCCTTATGGATAGCTGGTATGGGTCACAAAAACTAATGGCAATGATTGAAGAATTAGGAAAAATTTATTATTGCCCATTGAAAAAGAATCGTTTAGTAGATGACACAGGAGGAAAAGAAAAATACCAATCAATTGAAAAGTTAAACTGGTCTAATACTGAAGAAAAATCAGGGAAGTTAATCAAAATCAAAAATTTCCCTAAATCTCATAAAGTCAAGCTATTTCGGGTTATTGTTTCTACCAACAGAACGGAATATGTAGCAACTAATGACTTAACTCAAGCATCCACATTGGATACGAAAAAAACCTGTGCTATTCGCTGGAAAATAGAGGAGTTTCACCGAGAAATTAAGCAGTTAACTGGGATTGAATCTTGCCAGTGTCGTCAAGCTAGTATTCAAAGAAATCATATTGCTTGTGCCCTTTTAGTTTGGAATCAATTGAAAAGATTAGCTCATCTGACAAAGAAAACAGTCTATCAGTTAAAAGCTGAATCTTTGTCCAGTTATTTAATCAAAGAACTGAATTGTCCTTCGATAAAAATGGAACTTGTTTGATTCTTTTGGGTTTATTTTTAAATGAATAATCAGGACTTTTTAGGGTGATTGCTATTATCATTGGTATGCGATCGCCTACTTTTAGTACGCTATATATAGCGTGCTTGCGTAAGTCCTGACAGTAAAATCAACTCTTCACGCTATTCCGTCCCTCAAACTTGCCCATTAATGACCTTTTTAGGGGATGTTTTACAAAAGAGGACACGCGGAATTCAGTGTTGAAACAACGTAAAATCGTGGATTTTAAACATCAACGT
This genomic stretch from Planktothrix agardhii NIES-204 harbors:
- a CDS encoding Fis family transcriptional regulator, whose product is MTYQLTINYPETFPDALQQTKAQFEQEQDLRRHTIYSVQ
- a CDS encoding putative plasmid maintenance toxin/cell growth inhibitor, with translation MMLPKTNEIWLVRFPFSDLTSSKLRPALIISVHREEVILVGIFSKIPDIALQDNWVLISEQYLNFQQTGLKKSSLIRTDKIATVSKELFVKQLGFLPVDLISLVHNALKKSLNLSD
- a CDS encoding D12 class N6 adenine-specific DNA methyltransferase, translated to MYSKDEKTPLLFRYPGGKYYAMNLLRPFFENVEHTEYREAFVGGGSVFFSKKKSVFNWLNDKDEELIITYKSIQSNNNRQNLIDRLSVETASKERWKEVLDFTPCNEQDIAFKYFYLNRTSFSGKLVSPGWGYRPKRSLPPERWHERILPCGEKLNNVKLTSQDFENVIRENSVEKGNVLIYVDPPYFTPPKRKHYRYGLSKTDHERLALALKETKHKFFLTYDDCPEVRKLYEWANIFDLSFFYRVQNSNTSSGKRKICFELVITNYDPFK
- a CDS encoding D12 class N6 adenine-specific DNA methyltransferase → MVKEKYVLSLLLQITILLNSMFLNQPESYSSFTISNSLSYKKDYIQSPFRYPGGKFYALKFILPMLHCIPHNEYREPFVGGGSVFLGKSKVKFNWINDLDSDLIEAYLAISDSKRCEILSKRVNQEEASRERHNEIKLYQPQNRDDIAFKTYYLNRTSYSGIIHKPAWGYKIGKSSPPKNWGKFLKEANKKLLNIKITSLDFEEVIETPSNNQVLMYLDPPYYHADQKRAYKKSFKLDDHFRLENSLKKTRYYFCLSYDDCPEIRNLYKWANIYERKWFYNTANVSTTRKMGNELLITNYEVIYDTQLSLF
- a CDS encoding helix-turn-helix domain-containing protein; protein product: MGSSVFTKEYEIFRKLLIQYRNEALVTQITLAKKLGKPQSYVSKYESGERRLDVIEFLKIAEALPFDPIKFISDLEKEINK